The Panicum hallii strain FIL2 chromosome 9, PHallii_v3.1, whole genome shotgun sequence genome has a window encoding:
- the LOC112874748 gene encoding synaptotagmin-5-like → MGFISGFVMGMIVGVALIAGWARAMSRRAAKRSNKAADINSLGSLNREDVKKICGENVPQWISFPEYEQVKWLNKQLSKLWPFVEEAATMVIRDSVEPVLDEYRPPGISSLKFSRLSLGTVPPKIEGIRIQSFKKGQITMDMDFRWGGDPNIILAVETLVASLPIQFKNLQVYTIIRVVFQLSDEIPCISAVVVALLAEPKPRIDYVLKAVGGSLTAMPGLSDMIDDTVASLITDMLQWPHRIVVPLGGVDVDVSDLELKPHGKLTVTVVRAESLKNKELIGKSDPYVVLFIRPMFREKTSVIDDNLNPQWNETFELISEDKETQALILEVFDEDKMKQDKRLGIAKLPLNDLGMETVQEVNLQLLSSLDTTKVKDKKDRGVLTIKVVYHQFTKAEAQEALELEKRTVEERRKVRSETAAVSGAADAASGTASTVTNVAGTGVATAGTPAGSGTSAGGSGVGMVGTGIGAVGSGIGAFGSGLSKAGKFVGRTVTGPFSSARRSASSVPNIDD, encoded by the exons ATGGGGTTCATATCGGGATTCGTAATGGGGATGATCGTCGGCGTCGCCCTGATCGCCGGCTGGGCGCGCGCCATGTCTCGCCGCGCCGCCAAGCGCAGCAACAAG GCTGCAGATATCAATTCACTGGGATCTCTCAACCGTGAAGACGTGAAGAAAATATGTGGAGAAAATGTCCCCCAGTGGATATCATTCCCAGAATATGAACAG GTCAAATGGCTCAACAAACAATTGAGCAAGCTTTGGCCCTTTGTTGAAGAG GCAGCAACCATGGTCATCAGGGATTCTGTGGAACCAGTACTCGATGAATATCGACCACCAGGCATATCCTCACTGAAGTTCAGCAGACTCTCCCTTGGAACTGTTCCACCGAAAATAGAAG GTATTCGGATTCAGAGTTTTAAGAAAGGGCAGATTACAATGGACATGGACTTCCGGTGGGGTGGGGATCCAAATATCATTCTTGCAGTCGAAACACTTGTTGCTTCACTTCCCATTCAG TTTAAGAACCTTCAGGTGTACACCATCATCCGTGTGGTCTTCCAATTGTCGGACGAGATACCATGCATCTCTGCTGTTGTTGTTGCTCTTCTGGCAGAG CCAAAACCGAGAATCGACTACGTATTGAAAGCCGTGGGAGGAAGCCTGACCGCAATGCCTGGGCTTTCAGACATGATTGAC GATACAGTGGCGTCATTGATCACTGACATGCTCCAATGGCCACATAGAATTGTTGTTCCACTGGGTGGAGTCGACGTGGACGTCAG CGATCTTGAGCTGAAGCCACACGGGAAGCTCACGGTCACCGTGGTGCGCGCGGAATCCCTCAAGAACAAGGAGCTCATCGGCAAATCCGACCCCTACGTGGTCCTGTTCATACGCCCAATGTTCAGGGAGAAGACCAGTGTTATCGACGACAACCTCAATCCTCAGTGGAACGAGACGTTCGAGCTGATCTCCGAAGACAAGGAGACGCAGGCTCTGATTCTTGAG GTGTTCGACGAGGACAAGATGAAGCAGGACAAGAGGCTGGGCATCGCCAAGCTGCCCCTGAACGACCTGGGGATGGAGACCGTGCAGGAGGTGAACCTGCAGCTGCTGTCGTCGCTGGACACGACCAAGGTCAAGGACAAGAAAGACAGAGGCGTGCTCACCATCAAG GTGGTGTACCACCAGTTCACCAAGGCGGAGGCGCAGGAGGCCCTGGAGCTGGAGAAGCGGACCGTGGAGGAGCGGCGGAAGGTGAGGAGCGAGACGGCGGCCGTCAGCGGCGCCGCGGACGCGGCCAGCGGCACGGCGTCAACGGTCACCAACGTGGCCGGCACGGGCGTGGCGACGGCCGGCACCCCGGCCGGCTCGGGCACCAGTGCCGGCGGCTCGGGCGTCGGGATGGTGGGCACGGGCATCGGCGCCGTGGGCTCCGGAATTGGCGCGTTCGGGAGCGGACTCAGCAAGGCCGGCAAGTTCGTCGGCCGGACCGTCACAGGACCTTTCAGCAGCGCCAGGCGCAGTGCCAGCAGCGTCCCCAACATCGACGATTAA
- the LOC112874747 gene encoding V-type proton ATPase subunit a3-like: MARGGGGGCCPSMDLMRSEAMQLVQVIIPAESAHLTVSYLGDLGLIQFKDLNAEKSPFQRTYAAQIKRCSEMARKLRFLKEQMSKAEISTSPTQLNETHLEFDDLEIKLGELEAELTEVNANNEKLQRTYNELLEYSTVLQKAGEFFYSTQRSAAAQQRDIEANQSGQTSLESPLLEQEMSMDPSKQVKLGSLSGLVPKEKAMAFERILFRATRGNIFLRQEPIDELVTDPVSREKVAKNAFVIFYSGERAKAKILKICDAFNANRYPFPEDVTKQLHAVQEVSGRISELKATIDMGLAHRDSILKSIASDFEQWNHLAKREKAIYHTLNMLSVDVTKKCLVAEGWSPVFASVQIQDALQRATVDSKSQVGSIFQVLNTKESPPTYFQTNKFTSAFQEIVDAYGVAKYQEANPGVFTIVTFPFLFAVMFGDWGHGICLLLATLYLIIREKKLASQKLGDIMEMMFGGRYVIFMMALFSIYTGLIYNEFFSVPFELFGKSAYACRDPSCRDATTEGLVKVRGTYPFGVDPVWHGSRSELPFLNSLKMKMSILLGVAQMNLGILMSYFNAKFFRNSLNVWYQFIPQLIFLNSLFGYLSLLIIIKWCTGSKADLYHVMIYMFLSPTDELGENQLFSGQKTVQLVLLLLALVSVPWMLIPKPILLKRQHERRHQGHQYAMLQDTDESVGAELGEHHDESHDHEEFEFSEVFVHQLIHTIEFVLGAVSNTASYLRLWALSLAHSELSTVFYDKVLLLAWGMNNVIFLIIGIIVFVFATIGVLLVMETLSAFLHALRLHWVEFQNKFYEGDGYKFAPFSFTLIREEED, encoded by the exons aTGGCGCGCGGTGGCGGGGGCGGGTGCTGCCCCTCGATGGATCTGATGCGGTCGGAGGCGATGCAGCTGGTGCAGGTCATCATACCCGCCGAGTCCGCGCACCTCACCGTCTCCTACCTTGGCGACCTCGGCCTCATCCAGTTCAAAGAC CTTAATGCAGAGAAGAGCCCGTTTCAGCGGACATATGCTGCCCAG ATCAAAAGGTGTAGTGAAATGGCTCGCAAGTTGAGGTTTTTGAAGGAGCAGATGTCAAAAGCTGAAATATCAACCTCTCCTACACAACTGAATGAAACTCATCTGGAATTTGATGACTTGGAG ATAAAGCTTGGAGAACTGGAAGCTGAGCTAACTGAAGTTAATGCAAACAATGAAAAGTTACAGCGGACCTACAATGAGCTGTTAGAGTACAGTACTGTTCTCCAAAAG GCTGGTGAATTTTTCTATTCAACTCAAAGAAGTGCTGCAGCACAACAACGGGACATAGAGGCAAATCAATCTGGTCAAACTTCACTTGAGAGCCCCTTGTTGGAACAG GAGATGTCAATGGATCCATCAAAACAAGTGAAGCTTGGCTCATTGAGTGGACTTGTGCCAAAGGAAAAGGCTATGGCTTTTGAACGAATCTTATTCCGTGCCACAAGGGGTAACATATTCCTTAGGCAGGAACCTATTGATGAGCTGGTCACAGACCCAGTTTCTAGGGAGAAG GTAGCGAAAAATGCATTTGTTATATTCTATTCTGGAGAGAGAGCAAAAGCCAAAATTCTGAAGATATGTGATGCCTTTAATGCAAATCGTTACCCATTTCCAGAAGATGTTACCAAACAACTTCATGCTGTTCAGGAG GTATCTGGAAGGATCTCAGAGTTAAAGGCAACAATTGACATGGGCTTAGCTCATCGTGACAGTATACTCAAAAGTATTGCATCTGATTTTGAGCAGTGGAACCATCTG GCAAAGAGGGAAAAAGCAATTTATCACACTTTAAACATGTTGAGTGTTGATGTAACGAAGAAATGCCTAGTTGCTGAGGGCTGGAGTCCTGTTTTTGCAAGTGTTCAG ATTCAAGATGCTCTTCAGCGTGCTACTGTTGATAGCAAATCCCAAGTTGGCTCAATCTTTCAAGTTCTCAACACAAAAGAATCTCCTCCAACATATTTTCAGACAAACAAGTTTACATCAGCATTCCAGGAAATTGTTGATGCGTATGG GGTAGCCAAATATCAAGAAGCAAATCCTGGAGTATTCACCATTGTCACTTTCCCTTTCTTATTTGCTGTCATGTTTGGCGATTGGGGCCATGGAATTTGCTTGTTACTTGCAACACTATATCTGATAATCCGGGAGAAGAAACTAGCTTCACAG AAACTTGGAGACATAATGGAGATGATGTTTGGTGGGCGTTATGTGATTTTTATGATGGCCCTTTTTTCAATCTACACGGGATTAATATACAACGAATTTTTCTCTGTCCCATTTGAACTTTTCGGTAAATCTGCCTATGCGTGCCGTGATCCTTCTTGTAG AGATGCTACTACTGAAGGATTAGTTAAGGTAAGAGGTACGTACCCTTTTGGTGTTGACCCTGTCTGGCATGGTAGCCGCAGCGAGCTGCCGTTTCTGAACTCATTGAAGATGAAGATGTCAATCCTTCTTGGAGTTGCACAAATGAACCTTGGAATTCTGATGAGTTACTTCAATGCAAAATTTTTCAGGAACAGTCTTAATGTGTG GTACCAGTTCATTCCCCAGCTGATTTTCTTGAACAGCTTATTTGGTTACCTGTCCTTGCTCATCATTATTAAGTGGTGCACGGGGTCAAAAGCAGATCTGTACCATGTTATGATCTATATGTTCCTTAGCCCAACAGACGAGCTTGGGGAGAACCAATTATTTAGTGGCCAGAAGACAGTGCAG CTTGTTTTACTTCTGCTTGCTTTGGTGTCCGTGCCTTGGATGTTGATTCCAAAGCCTATTCTATTGAAGAGGCAACATGAGCGA AGGCATCAAGGCCACCAATATGCAATGCTTCAGGACACCGATGAATCAGTGGGAGCAGAGTTGGGGGAACATCATGATGAATCACATGACCACGAGGAGTTTGAGTTCAGCGAAGTTTTTGTTCACCAACTGATCCACACGATCGAATTTGTTCTTGGTGCAGTCTCAAACACAGCTTCGTACCTTCGTCTTTGGGCTCTGAG TCTTGCGCACTCAGAGTTGTCCACTGTATTCTACGATAAGGTTCTCCTACTAGCATGGGG GATGAACAATGTTATCTTCCTTATTATTGGCATCATCGTCTTTGTCTTTGCCACGATTGGTGTCTTGCTTGTTATGGAGACTCTGAGCGCATTCCTTCATGCGCTGAGGCTTCACTGGGTGGAGTTCCAGAACAAGTTCTACGAAGGTGATGGTTACAAGTTTGCTCCATTCTCGTTCACGCTGATTCGTGAGGAGGAAGATTGA